A window from Methylococcus mesophilus encodes these proteins:
- a CDS encoding arsenate reductase ArsC, translating to MNRKLINVLVLCTGNSCRSILGEALLNHLGGDRLRAWSAGSHPTGKVNPHALATLRRHGLPADCLGSKSWDALGDIVFDILITVCDDAAGETCPAYLGQAIRGHWGMPDPAKATGTLAEIDSVFDATFETLENRVRALMALRIEHMSPAELSVELERIGKIA from the coding sequence ATGAACCGAAAGCTGATCAACGTGCTGGTGCTCTGCACCGGCAATTCCTGCCGCAGCATCCTCGGCGAGGCGCTGCTCAATCATCTCGGCGGAGACCGCCTCCGGGCCTGGAGCGCCGGGAGCCATCCGACCGGAAAGGTCAATCCCCATGCGCTGGCGACCCTGCGCCGGCATGGCCTGCCCGCGGACTGCTTGGGCAGCAAGTCCTGGGATGCCCTCGGCGACATCGTATTCGACATCCTGATCACCGTGTGCGACGACGCGGCCGGCGAAACCTGCCCGGCCTACCTGGGCCAGGCCATCCGAGGCCATTGGGGAATGCCGGATCCGGCCAAGGCGACGGGCACGTTGGCGGAAATAGACAGCGTGTTCGACGCGACATTCGAAACCTTGGAGAACAGGGTACGGGCGCTGATGGCGCTGCGGATCGAACACATGAGCCCCGCCGAGCTTTCGGTGGAACTGGAACGTATCGGGAAAATCGCATGA
- a CDS encoding arsenate reductase ArsC, with translation MSERTYNVLFLCTGNSARSIMAEALLNHLGIGSIRAYSAGSHPAGRVNPLALERLEKEGVPADGARSKSWDEFASPGAPPLDFVITVCDNAAGEVCPVWPGQPVTAHWGLPDPAAVEGSEGERRLAFAQAFAVLERRITLFTALNPHSLERLALERKLRNIGRTG, from the coding sequence ATGAGCGAGAGAACCTACAACGTGCTCTTTCTGTGTACCGGCAATTCGGCCCGCAGCATTATGGCGGAAGCGCTGCTCAACCATCTCGGCATAGGGAGTATCCGCGCCTACAGCGCCGGCAGCCATCCGGCCGGTCGCGTTAATCCGCTGGCGCTGGAGCGGCTGGAAAAAGAAGGCGTTCCGGCGGATGGGGCGCGCAGCAAGAGCTGGGACGAGTTCGCCAGCCCCGGCGCACCGCCGCTGGATTTCGTCATCACGGTCTGCGACAACGCCGCCGGTGAGGTGTGTCCGGTCTGGCCCGGCCAGCCGGTCACCGCCCATTGGGGCCTGCCCGATCCGGCAGCCGTCGAAGGTTCCGAAGGCGAGCGACGGCTCGCATTCGCCCAAGCCTTCGCGGTTCTCGAACGGCGCATCACCTTGTTCACTGCCCTCAATCCCCACAGCCTGGAACGGCTCGCCCTGGAGCGGAAGCTTCGCAACATCGGACGCACGGGTTAG
- a CDS encoding ArsR/SmtB family transcription factor has protein sequence MEIKSVVTALAALAQDSRLAVFRLLVQTGPGGLSAGRISEALGIAPSSLSFHLKELAHAGLIRSRQESRYVIYSANFQAMNELIGFLTENCCSGAPCTTSTPIQCASDQETRE, from the coding sequence ATGGAAATTAAGTCCGTAGTCACCGCGCTTGCCGCCCTTGCCCAGGATTCCCGCCTGGCCGTGTTCCGTCTGCTGGTCCAGACCGGGCCGGGGGGCCTGTCCGCGGGCAGGATCTCGGAGGCGTTGGGAATTGCGCCATCCTCTTTGTCCTTCCACCTCAAAGAACTCGCCCATGCCGGTCTGATCAGATCACGGCAGGAGAGCCGCTATGTCATCTATTCGGCAAATTTTCAGGCGATGAACGAGCTGATCGGGTTTCTTACCGAGAATTGTTGCAGCGGCGCCCCCTGCACGACATCAACCCCGATTCAATGCGCAAGCGATCAGGAGACCCGTGAATGA
- a CDS encoding formate dehydrogenase subunit delta, translating to MHSENLVKMANNISAFFQAEPDHAVAVQGVVDHLHKFWEPRMRRQIIAHLQSGGEGLSALACEAVTVLRDEQQKNAA from the coding sequence ATGCATAGCGAAAACCTTGTCAAGATGGCAAACAACATCAGCGCATTTTTCCAGGCCGAGCCCGACCACGCCGTAGCCGTCCAGGGAGTGGTCGATCATTTGCACAAATTCTGGGAGCCACGGATGCGCCGGCAGATCATCGCCCACCTCCAGTCCGGCGGTGAAGGACTGAGTGCGCTTGCGTGCGAAGCCGTGACCGTCCTCAGGGACGAACAGCAGAAGAACGCGGCCTGA
- the fdhD gene encoding formate dehydrogenase accessory sulfurtransferase FdhD, which yields MAGPAAIVLDPVTCPSGEDDAPGALDREDGSRPSHSRVTVKRLRDGIASVETDEVAEEVPVALVYNGVPHVVMLATPLDLEDFAIGFSLTEGIVRSPSEILSVRTHNRSEGIEVRLRITEERFAGLPGKERNLTGRTGCGLCGSATLQQAVRHPPPVGTGTGVSVADLRRAQEELRARQDINSLTGAVHAAAWVVPGKGLVHLREDVGRHNALDKLIGLLAKTRTSRNEGFVLVTSRASYEMVQKCAEAGIGFLAAISAPTGLAVRLALETGLTLVGFVRGEACVVYAHPHRLHEQ from the coding sequence ATGGCGGGCCCGGCGGCGATCGTCTTGGATCCGGTTACCTGCCCGAGCGGCGAGGACGACGCGCCGGGTGCGTTGGATCGGGAAGACGGAAGCCGGCCCAGCCACAGCCGGGTCACGGTCAAGCGCCTGCGCGACGGGATCGCCAGTGTCGAGACCGACGAGGTGGCCGAGGAGGTGCCCGTGGCTCTGGTCTACAACGGGGTGCCGCATGTGGTCATGCTGGCGACGCCCCTGGACCTGGAGGATTTCGCGATCGGCTTCAGCCTGACCGAGGGCATCGTCCGCTCGCCGTCCGAAATCCTGTCGGTCCGCACCCACAACCGTAGCGAAGGCATCGAGGTGAGGCTGCGTATCACCGAGGAACGTTTCGCCGGCCTGCCCGGCAAGGAGCGAAATCTCACCGGCCGTACCGGCTGCGGCCTGTGCGGCTCGGCAACCCTGCAGCAAGCGGTGCGCCATCCCCCGCCGGTGGGGACGGGCACCGGCGTGTCGGTGGCCGATCTGCGCCGCGCCCAGGAGGAACTGCGCGCGCGGCAGGACATCAATTCGTTGACCGGCGCGGTGCATGCCGCGGCCTGGGTCGTGCCCGGCAAGGGCCTCGTTCACCTGCGGGAAGACGTCGGTCGCCACAACGCCCTGGACAAGCTGATCGGCCTGCTGGCGAAAACCCGCACCTCACGCAACGAGGGCTTCGTCCTGGTCACCAGCCGGGCCAGCTACGAGATGGTGCAGAAATGCGCGGAGGCCGGCATCGGCTTTCTGGCGGCGATTTCGGCGCCTACCGGCCTTGCCGTCCGGCTCGCGCTGGAGACCGGCCTGACCCTGGTCGGTTTCGTCCGCGGCGAGGCGTGCGTGGTTTATGCCCATCCTCACCGCCTGCACGAACAATAA
- the fdhF gene encoding formate dehydrogenase subunit alpha: MALLQDKDFGTPPSASDKLVTLEIDGFTATVPEGTSVMRAAASIGIDIPKLCATDSLEPFGSCRLCVVQIEGGRGLPASCTTPVFEGMKVVTQNDRLAQVRRGIMELYISDHPLDCLTCSANGNCELQDMAGVVGLREVRYGYEGENHFDAKKDLSNPYFQFEPSKCIVCSRCVRACEQTQGTFALTIDGRGFESKISPGQNQAFMDSECVSCGACVQACPTATLIEKSVADKGQADHSIITTCAYCGVGCSFKAEMKGSEVVRMVPDKNGQANHGHSCVKGRFAFGYATHPDRITSPMIRKSIHDPWQKVSWEEAVNYAASEFKRIQAKYGKDSVGGLTSSRCTNEEAYLVQKLVRAAFGNNNVDTCARVCHSPTGYGLKQTLGESAGTQTFDSVMQSDVIMVIGANPTDGHPVFGSLMKKRVRQGAKLIVVDPRDIDMVKSPHIKADYHLKLKPGTNVAVVTALAHVIVTEGLVDEAFVNERCEVESFNKWKDFVAQERNSPEAMESVTGVPAQTLREAARLYATGGSAAIYYGLGVTEHSQGSTTVIGIANLAMATANVGREGVGVNPLRGQNNVQGSCDMGSFPHELPGYRHVSDATIRAQFEAAWNARLDPEPGLRIPNMFSAAVDGSFKGLYCEGEDIAQSDPDTQHVFAALEAMECVVVQDLFLNETAKFAHVFLPGASFLEKSGTFTNAERRISPVRRVMPPLAGYEDWQVTQMLANALGYPMNYGHASEILDEIASLVPTFTKVSFKRLDEVGSLQWPCNEEAPNGTPTMHVDHFVRGKGRFMLTEYVPTEERTSSKFPLILTTGRILSQYNVGAQTRRTANTAWHSEDRLEIHPHDAENRGINDGDWVGIKSRQGETVLRAVVSERMQPGVVYTTFHFPESGANVITTDNSDWATNCPEYKVTAVQVTKVNAPSEWQEKFRSFTEEQLSFLEKATAG, from the coding sequence ATGGCTCTATTACAAGACAAAGATTTCGGCACGCCGCCCAGCGCTTCCGACAAGCTGGTGACCCTGGAAATCGACGGCTTCACCGCCACCGTGCCGGAAGGCACTTCGGTCATGCGTGCGGCCGCCAGCATCGGCATCGACATTCCCAAACTCTGCGCCACCGACAGCCTGGAACCGTTCGGTTCCTGCCGCTTGTGTGTGGTTCAGATCGAGGGCGGGCGCGGGTTGCCGGCCTCCTGCACCACCCCCGTGTTCGAAGGCATGAAGGTCGTGACCCAGAACGACCGGCTGGCCCAGGTCCGCCGCGGCATCATGGAGCTGTACATCTCCGACCACCCGCTCGACTGCCTGACCTGCTCCGCCAACGGCAACTGCGAACTGCAGGACATGGCCGGCGTGGTCGGACTGCGGGAAGTGCGCTACGGCTACGAGGGCGAGAACCATTTCGATGCGAAGAAGGACCTGAGCAACCCCTACTTCCAGTTCGAGCCCTCCAAGTGCATCGTCTGCTCGCGCTGCGTCCGCGCCTGCGAACAGACCCAGGGCACTTTCGCCCTCACCATCGATGGCCGCGGCTTCGAGTCCAAGATTTCCCCCGGACAGAACCAGGCCTTCATGGATTCCGAATGCGTCTCCTGCGGCGCCTGCGTCCAGGCCTGCCCCACCGCGACCCTGATCGAAAAGTCCGTTGCCGACAAGGGCCAGGCCGACCATTCGATCATCACCACTTGCGCCTACTGCGGGGTCGGCTGTTCGTTCAAGGCCGAGATGAAGGGTTCCGAGGTCGTGCGGATGGTGCCGGACAAGAACGGCCAGGCCAACCACGGCCATTCCTGCGTCAAGGGCCGCTTCGCGTTCGGCTATGCGACCCATCCGGACCGCATCACCTCGCCGATGATCCGCAAGAGCATCCACGATCCCTGGCAGAAGGTGAGCTGGGAAGAGGCGGTCAACTACGCGGCATCCGAGTTCAAGCGCATCCAGGCCAAGTACGGCAAGGACTCCGTCGGCGGGCTAACCTCCAGCCGCTGCACCAACGAGGAAGCTTACCTGGTGCAAAAGCTGGTCCGCGCCGCCTTCGGCAACAACAACGTCGACACCTGCGCCCGCGTCTGCCATTCGCCCACCGGCTACGGCCTCAAGCAGACCCTGGGCGAATCGGCCGGCACCCAGACCTTCGACTCGGTGATGCAGTCCGACGTCATCATGGTCATCGGCGCCAATCCCACCGACGGCCACCCGGTGTTCGGCTCGCTGATGAAAAAGCGGGTGCGCCAGGGCGCCAAGTTGATCGTAGTCGATCCGCGCGACATCGACATGGTCAAGTCGCCGCACATCAAGGCCGACTATCACCTGAAGCTCAAGCCCGGCACCAACGTCGCCGTGGTGACCGCCCTCGCCCACGTCATCGTCACCGAGGGGCTGGTCGACGAAGCCTTCGTGAACGAGCGCTGCGAGGTGGAATCCTTCAACAAATGGAAGGATTTCGTCGCCCAGGAGCGCAACTCTCCGGAAGCCATGGAATCCGTCACCGGCGTACCCGCGCAAACCCTGCGCGAAGCGGCGCGGCTCTACGCCACCGGCGGCAGTGCCGCCATCTATTACGGCCTGGGCGTCACCGAACACAGCCAGGGCTCGACGACGGTCATCGGCATCGCCAACCTGGCGATGGCCACCGCCAACGTCGGCCGCGAAGGTGTAGGCGTCAACCCGCTGCGCGGCCAGAACAACGTGCAGGGTTCCTGCGACATGGGCTCATTCCCGCACGAACTGCCCGGCTACCGCCACGTCTCCGACGCCACGATCCGCGCCCAATTCGAGGCGGCCTGGAACGCCAGACTGGACCCCGAACCGGGCCTGCGCATTCCCAACATGTTCTCGGCGGCGGTGGACGGCAGCTTTAAGGGCCTCTATTGCGAGGGCGAGGACATCGCCCAGTCCGATCCGGACACCCAGCACGTATTTGCGGCGCTGGAAGCGATGGAATGCGTCGTCGTCCAGGACCTGTTCCTGAACGAAACCGCGAAGTTCGCCCATGTCTTCCTGCCCGGTGCCTCCTTCCTGGAGAAGAGCGGCACCTTTACCAACGCGGAACGGCGCATTTCGCCGGTGCGCCGGGTGATGCCGCCGCTGGCGGGTTACGAGGACTGGCAGGTGACCCAGATGCTGGCCAACGCGCTGGGCTATCCGATGAACTACGGCCATGCTTCGGAAATCCTGGACGAGATCGCCAGCCTGGTGCCGACCTTCACCAAGGTCAGCTTCAAGCGCCTGGACGAAGTCGGCAGCCTGCAGTGGCCGTGCAACGAAGAGGCGCCGAACGGCACGCCCACCATGCACGTCGATCATTTCGTGCGGGGGAAAGGCCGGTTCATGCTCACGGAATACGTGCCGACCGAGGAGCGCACCAGCAGCAAATTCCCGCTGATCCTGACCACGGGCCGCATCCTGTCGCAGTACAACGTAGGCGCACAGACCCGCCGCACCGCGAACACCGCGTGGCATTCGGAAGACCGCCTGGAAATCCATCCGCACGACGCCGAAAACCGCGGCATCAACGACGGCGACTGGGTCGGCATCAAGAGCCGCCAGGGCGAGACGGTGTTGCGCGCCGTGGTTTCCGAGCGCATGCAGCCGGGCGTGGTCTACACGACCTTCCACTTCCCGGAATCCGGCGCCAACGTCATCACCACCGACAATTCGGACTGGGCGACCAACTGTCCCGAATACAAGGTGACCGCCGTGCAGGTGACCAAGGTCAATGCGCCTTCGGAATGGCAGGAGAAGTTCCGCAGCTTCACGGAAGAGCAGTTGTCCTTCCTGGAAAAGGCCACGGCGGGCTGA
- a CDS encoding formate dehydrogenase beta subunit, protein MTTVYVPRDSSALGLGAERVAGAIQMEAAKRNLPIDLVRNGSRGLYWLEPLVEVATPAGRIAYGPVQPGDVAGLFDAGFLEGKAHPLCLGATEEIPYLKNQERLTFARVGITDPVSLDDYLAHDGYRGLRNALGLDPAAIVEEVTASGLRGRGGAAFPTGIKWRTVLNTPAEQKYIVCNADEGDSGTFSDRMIMEGDPFVLIEGMTIAGLAVGATQGYIYLRVEYPHADAALNQAIAAALEAGYLGDDILGSGRRFHLEVRLGAGAYVCGEETALMESIEGKRGMVRFKPPLPAIEGLFGQPTVVNNVISLASVPIILDKGGKYYADYGMGRSRGTLPLQLAGNVKRPGLIEKAFGMTLRELLYDYGGGSASGRPIRAVQVGGPLGSFMPESQFDTPLDYEAFSAIWAVLGHGGVVVFDDTVDMAKMARYAMEFCAIESCGKCTPCRIGSTRGVEVIDRIIDDQDRAKNLALLRDLGDTMLAGSLCALGGMTPYPVLSALNHFPEDFGEKSVAQVA, encoded by the coding sequence ATGACCACCGTCTACGTACCCCGCGACTCCAGCGCTCTCGGCCTCGGCGCCGAGCGGGTGGCGGGCGCCATCCAGATGGAAGCCGCCAAGCGCAATCTCCCGATCGATCTGGTCCGCAACGGCTCGCGCGGCCTGTACTGGCTGGAACCTCTGGTGGAGGTCGCCACACCTGCCGGCCGGATCGCCTACGGTCCGGTGCAGCCGGGCGACGTCGCCGGCCTGTTCGACGCCGGCTTCCTCGAAGGCAAGGCGCATCCGTTGTGCCTGGGCGCCACGGAAGAGATTCCTTACCTCAAGAACCAGGAGCGCCTGACCTTCGCCCGCGTCGGCATCACCGACCCGGTCAGCCTGGACGATTACCTGGCACACGACGGCTACCGCGGGTTGCGCAACGCGTTGGGGCTCGACCCGGCCGCCATCGTCGAGGAAGTCACGGCTTCCGGCCTGCGCGGCCGCGGCGGCGCCGCCTTCCCCACCGGCATCAAATGGAGGACGGTGCTCAATACCCCCGCCGAACAAAAGTACATCGTCTGCAATGCCGATGAGGGCGATTCCGGCACCTTCTCCGACCGGATGATCATGGAAGGCGATCCCTTCGTGCTGATCGAGGGCATGACCATCGCCGGCCTCGCCGTGGGGGCAACCCAGGGCTACATCTACCTCCGCGTCGAATATCCGCATGCCGATGCCGCCTTGAACCAGGCTATAGCTGCCGCCCTCGAGGCCGGCTATCTGGGCGATGACATCCTCGGCAGCGGAAGGCGTTTCCATCTCGAAGTCCGCCTGGGCGCCGGCGCCTATGTCTGCGGCGAGGAAACCGCCCTCATGGAGAGTATCGAGGGCAAGCGCGGCATGGTCCGTTTCAAGCCGCCGCTGCCGGCCATCGAAGGCCTGTTCGGCCAGCCCACGGTTGTCAACAACGTGATCTCGCTGGCCTCGGTGCCGATCATCCTGGACAAGGGCGGCAAGTACTACGCCGACTACGGCATGGGCCGTTCGCGCGGTACCCTGCCGCTGCAGCTCGCCGGCAACGTCAAGCGGCCGGGCCTGATCGAGAAAGCCTTCGGCATGACCCTGCGCGAGCTGCTGTACGACTACGGCGGCGGCTCCGCCAGCGGGCGCCCGATCCGCGCCGTGCAGGTCGGCGGTCCGCTGGGCTCATTCATGCCGGAATCCCAATTCGACACCCCGCTGGACTATGAGGCGTTCAGCGCCATCTGGGCCGTGCTCGGCCACGGCGGCGTGGTGGTGTTCGACGATACGGTGGACATGGCCAAAATGGCGCGCTACGCCATGGAATTCTGCGCGATCGAGTCCTGCGGCAAGTGCACGCCCTGCCGGATCGGCTCGACCCGCGGCGTGGAAGTCATAGACCGCATCATCGACGACCAGGACCGGGCGAAGAATCTGGCGTTGTTGCGGGACCTGGGCGACACCATGCTGGCCGGATCCCTGTGCGCGCTGGGCGGCATGACGCCCTACCCCGTGCTCAGCGCGCTCAACCATTTCCCGGAAGATTTCGGCGAGAAGAGCGTAGCGCAGGTCGCCTGA
- a CDS encoding formate dehydrogenase subunit gamma has product MTQTEWDRDAVTEVIEQKKSMPGALLPILHGIQDRIGFIPEDAVPQIAKALNLSRAEVHGVISFYHYFRTTPPGKRTIHLCRAESCQAMNSEALEAHIKTRLGIDYHETTADGAFSLEPVYCLGNCACSPSMMIGHEVHGRVTPQSFDAIVNELREFAA; this is encoded by the coding sequence ATGACGCAGACCGAATGGGATCGCGATGCGGTGACGGAAGTCATCGAACAGAAGAAATCCATGCCGGGGGCGCTTTTGCCCATTCTTCACGGAATCCAGGACCGTATCGGGTTCATTCCGGAAGACGCGGTTCCGCAAATCGCCAAGGCACTGAATCTCTCGCGGGCCGAAGTCCATGGCGTCATCAGCTTCTACCACTATTTCCGGACCACCCCGCCGGGTAAGCGCACGATCCACCTGTGCCGGGCCGAATCCTGCCAGGCGATGAATTCCGAAGCGCTGGAGGCGCACATCAAGACTCGGTTGGGGATCGATTACCACGAAACCACGGCGGACGGCGCCTTCAGCCTGGAACCCGTGTACTGCCTCGGGAATTGCGCCTGCTCGCCTTCGATGATGATCGGCCACGAAGTGCACGGCCGCGTCACCCCGCAGAGCTTCGACGCGATCGTCAATGAATTGAGGGAGTTCGCCGCATGA
- a CDS encoding GTPase encodes MNQQEYSTLRSEVLAWVQALGHAGWLSRDDLEPFAAPDDTSPGTLFDGSIHRPLVIGFFGGTGVGKSSLLNRLAGAAIATVSVERPTSREVSLYAHESVRLERFPAGLPLDRVRLARHHNDALRRLVWVDMPDIDSAETANRDLALRWLPHIDLLIYVVSPERYRDDCGWEMLMAQRGTHAWAFVMNQWDHGDPVQIQDFLGLLKNGGFAEPYLFRTQCASDDGTPAVADDFAALENLIEELADKHLVDQIDAQALAHRTRRLQTCLGTVKARLEQRPHWDALRTHWEARWAVNKGEIRGGLAWVTERAAAEFLEGRLKSLNPPESTAGRAAPSVNAVWDPWAQQHWEDTLAALAVDADARQLPRHPLQQALAPFVDGAAPTVGRRVEERLRGALARPGNRLQRVFYRLCWVLALLLPLGAAGWVTFNVVTFYYRSSAEHLGYLGVDFAVHSTLLIVLAWLLPYLLYRLLKPSAERAALRGIRSGLEVGLDEIGAGVSQSLEHLGRRSKQLSETASEWLKSCENPTNNKVFADSRIARLLAKR; translated from the coding sequence ATGAATCAGCAGGAATATTCGACACTCCGGAGCGAAGTCCTCGCCTGGGTCCAGGCGCTGGGGCACGCCGGCTGGCTCAGCCGCGACGATCTCGAACCCTTCGCCGCCCCGGACGACACGAGTCCGGGCACGCTGTTCGACGGCAGCATCCACCGCCCCCTGGTGATCGGCTTTTTCGGCGGTACCGGCGTCGGCAAGAGTTCGCTGCTCAACCGCCTCGCCGGCGCAGCCATCGCCACGGTGAGCGTCGAACGGCCGACCTCGCGCGAAGTCTCGCTCTATGCCCACGAATCGGTGCGACTCGAGCGCTTCCCGGCCGGCCTGCCCCTGGACCGGGTCCGATTGGCCCGCCACCACAACGACGCCCTGCGCAGACTGGTCTGGGTCGACATGCCGGATATCGACAGCGCCGAAACCGCCAACCGGGACCTGGCACTGCGCTGGCTGCCTCACATCGACCTTTTGATCTACGTGGTGAGCCCGGAACGCTATCGCGATGATTGCGGCTGGGAGATGCTGATGGCGCAGCGTGGAACCCACGCCTGGGCCTTCGTCATGAACCAGTGGGATCACGGCGACCCGGTGCAGATCCAGGATTTCCTCGGCCTGCTGAAAAACGGCGGTTTCGCCGAGCCCTACCTGTTCCGCACCCAGTGCGCCAGCGACGACGGCACGCCCGCCGTAGCGGACGATTTCGCGGCATTGGAAAACCTGATCGAAGAACTGGCGGACAAACATCTGGTCGACCAGATCGACGCCCAAGCGCTGGCCCACCGTACCCGGCGCCTGCAAACCTGCCTCGGCACAGTCAAGGCGCGGCTGGAACAGCGCCCGCATTGGGATGCCCTGCGGACCCACTGGGAGGCGCGATGGGCCGTGAATAAAGGCGAGATCAGAGGCGGACTCGCCTGGGTGACCGAACGAGCCGCCGCTGAATTTTTGGAGGGCCGCCTCAAATCGCTGAATCCGCCTGAGTCCACGGCCGGACGTGCCGCCCCGTCCGTCAATGCCGTCTGGGATCCTTGGGCGCAGCAGCACTGGGAGGACACGCTCGCGGCCTTGGCCGTCGATGCCGACGCGCGACAATTGCCACGACATCCCTTACAGCAGGCGCTGGCGCCATTCGTGGATGGCGCTGCGCCAACCGTAGGGAGGCGGGTTGAGGAGCGGCTGCGCGGCGCCCTCGCCCGCCCTGGCAACCGGCTGCAGCGCGTGTTCTACCGGCTCTGCTGGGTACTCGCCCTGCTCCTGCCGCTGGGGGCGGCCGGCTGGGTCACATTCAACGTGGTGACGTTCTATTACCGCAGCAGCGCCGAGCATCTGGGTTATCTGGGCGTCGATTTCGCCGTGCACAGCACCCTGTTGATCGTCCTGGCTTGGCTGCTGCCCTACCTGCTGTACCGCCTCCTCAAGCCATCCGCCGAACGCGCGGCCCTGCGAGGAATCCGCAGCGGTCTCGAGGTCGGGCTGGACGAAATCGGAGCCGGGGTGTCCCAGTCGCTTGAGCACCTCGGGCGCCGAAGCAAACAGCTTTCCGAAACGGCGTCGGAATGGCTGAAATCCTGCGAAAACCCAACGAATAACAAGGTTTTTGCGGATTCGAGAATCGCCAGACTGTTGGCGAAGCGCTGA
- a CDS encoding GTPase domain-containing protein, which yields MQKDGTVRNALLVSSGDGPCGPALRQFLARLEKCYLRKDEHLAKTGAARPADHRRNLYSLQLANLRLRWLTLSAAPPQITVIGPTQAGKSSVINWLLGESAAVASPLAGFTRHPQGFAYGYEGTAVSTLHRYFEPLQPRPISELPAEDFRFFGFEPVRAGLPRLGCPVTVWDTPDFDSIDSERYRDGLLRAIALSDLLVCVLSKDKYADQSVWELLAMIEPLGIPGLICLNKTPAAAAETVVRSLTGKWSQMRRDATPPIVALPYLGADALEPPGVDALVDAARTLLRQTDRPRQPLGLQRFLRANWENWLAPVRVEQKAQQEWRTLVGRTVASANRIYRRDYLDHPHHYETFQRALAELLTLLEIPGVARVLTQMRRIMTWPVRQIGQFGRRWRPDAANLGSEQSVLQQTALHVMLTLRQEVAEIAENATETRPWWLALGRELGRRQAVAIDLFSQAASAYAREFEPEVEKTAHALYDRLGEHPAVLNSLRATRVTTDAAALAVGLHTGGIGLQDFVIAPAILSLTSLLTESALGHYVQRAAEDLKRRQAAAVSGLFDDHLAANLLRLPEDMPYDTGFFIPVDVIEAAERELAGTSRTS from the coding sequence ATGCAGAAAGACGGAACAGTCCGTAATGCCTTGCTGGTGAGTTCCGGCGACGGTCCTTGCGGTCCGGCGCTTCGGCAGTTCCTCGCCAGACTGGAAAAATGCTACCTGCGCAAGGACGAGCATCTGGCGAAAACCGGCGCGGCCCGGCCCGCGGATCATCGCCGGAACCTGTATTCGCTCCAACTGGCGAACCTGCGGCTGCGCTGGCTCACGTTGAGCGCAGCGCCGCCCCAGATCACTGTGATCGGCCCTACGCAGGCCGGCAAGAGCTCCGTGATCAACTGGCTCCTGGGCGAGAGTGCCGCCGTAGCGAGTCCGCTGGCGGGATTCACCCGGCACCCGCAAGGATTCGCCTACGGCTACGAGGGGACGGCCGTTTCCACGCTGCACCGCTACTTCGAGCCCCTGCAGCCGAGGCCCATTTCCGAGCTGCCCGCCGAGGATTTCCGGTTTTTCGGTTTCGAGCCGGTGCGTGCCGGCCTTCCACGGCTGGGCTGTCCCGTCACGGTGTGGGACACGCCGGATTTCGATTCGATCGATTCGGAACGGTACCGGGACGGCCTGCTCCGGGCCATCGCCCTCTCGGACCTGCTGGTCTGCGTGCTCAGCAAGGACAAGTACGCCGACCAGTCGGTGTGGGAACTGCTGGCCATGATCGAGCCGCTCGGCATCCCCGGCCTCATCTGCCTGAACAAGACGCCTGCCGCGGCCGCGGAGACGGTGGTGCGATCCCTGACCGGGAAGTGGAGCCAGATGCGGCGTGACGCCACGCCCCCCATCGTCGCCCTGCCCTATCTGGGTGCCGATGCGCTCGAGCCTCCCGGTGTTGACGCACTGGTCGACGCCGCCCGGACCCTCCTCCGGCAAACGGACCGGCCGCGTCAGCCCCTGGGTTTGCAGCGGTTTCTGCGGGCAAACTGGGAAAACTGGCTCGCGCCGGTCCGCGTGGAGCAGAAGGCTCAGCAGGAATGGCGCACCCTGGTCGGCCGGACGGTGGCTTCGGCGAACCGGATCTACCGCCGCGATTATCTCGACCACCCCCACCATTACGAGACCTTCCAGCGCGCGCTGGCCGAGCTGCTGACCCTGCTGGAAATCCCCGGCGTCGCACGGGTGTTGACCCAGATGCGGCGGATCATGACCTGGCCGGTCAGGCAGATCGGGCAGTTCGGACGGCGCTGGCGGCCCGATGCCGCCAATCTGGGCAGCGAGCAGTCGGTGCTGCAGCAGACCGCCTTGCACGTCATGCTCACGCTGCGCCAGGAAGTGGCCGAAATCGCCGAGAACGCTACGGAAACGCGGCCCTGGTGGTTGGCACTGGGGCGCGAGCTCGGCCGGAGGCAAGCTGTTGCCATCGACCTTTTCTCGCAGGCCGCCTCGGCCTACGCGCGGGAATTCGAGCCGGAAGTCGAAAAGACGGCGCATGCGCTGTACGACCGTCTGGGAGAGCATCCGGCGGTGCTCAACAGCCTCAGGGCCACCCGTGTCACCACCGACGCGGCAGCGCTGGCGGTCGGATTGCATACGGGAGGAATCGGGCTACAGGATTTCGTGATCGCCCCGGCCATCCTGTCGCTCACCTCGCTGCTGACCGAGAGCGCGTTGGGCCACTACGTCCAGCGGGCCGCCGAGGACCTGAAAAGACGCCAGGCCGCCGCGGTGAGCGGATTGTTTGACGATCACCTCGCGGCAAATCTGCTCCGCTTGCCCGAAGATATGCCTTACGACACCGGTTTCTTCATTCCCGTCGACGTTATCGAGGCGGCGGAGCGGGAACTCGCCGGTACATCCCGGACATCATGA